The region ACGCCACCGGCTCGGCAAGACCCTTATGCGCTTGTCGCGCCGTGATCGCCGCCGTCAGCGTCGTCTTCCCATGGTCCACATGCCCGATCGTCCCCACGTTGACGTGGGGCTTGTTGCGTTCGAACTTCTCCTTGGCCATCGACTCTTCTCGACTCCTGTGTTGAACCGTGTTGGTTGGGTGCGGGTGGCTGGAGCTCACGACCGGACTTGAACCGGTGACCTCGTCCTTACCAAGGACGTGCTCTACCAACTGAGCTACGTGAGCGGTTGAATTGTTGGAGCGGGAAACGGGATTCGAACCCGCGACCCCGAGCTTGGAAGGCTCGTGCTCTAGCCAGCTGAGCTATTCCCGCCTGGGAACTACTGAGATGGTGGAGAGGGGAGGATTCGAACCTCCGAAGTCATAGACAGCAGATTTACAGTCTGCCCCGTTTGGCCGCTTCGGTACCTCTCCACGCCTCTCGAGGACGCGCCTCGATCGAATTGTTGCCCCCGCCATGTGTTAGTGAATCAAAACGCACGAGAGCGTAAGACCTACCATCGCTCGCCTCGCCGATTTGCGCGGCTCTTGTGCTGCGCAACCTCCGACGAGGGACCGTGGCGAGATCGAACGCTGTCGTTCTCGTTGATCAATGTGTTGTGCGGCCGAAATTGCGCCGCCCCTCTAAGCCCTGAACCCGGCCTCGAACGGTCTCATGCTGCGCACCCTGGAGCTGGCGGAGGGACTTGAACCCACGACCTGCGGATTACAAATCCGCTGCTCTAGCCAACTGAGCTACGCCAGCCTGAGGCCGACCGAGCCGGGATGATAGACACAGCCTCACCGACCCGCAACGCGCAAACGACTCCATTCCGGGGACTTACGAGGCTAGTCGCTAGCGAACCCGAACGCCTTGGCAGCCCCGGCCCGTCGGACCCCCTCGAAGAGCAGAACTGCGGCGGCCGTCGAGACATTCAGGGATTCGACCTTGCCGAGCATGGGAATTCCCACCCGGAAATCCACCGCATCGCGCACACCCTGCCGGAGGCCCCGGTCCTCCGCTCCAAGCACGTAGACGAGCGGGCCCTCCCAGCTACGGGCGTCCATCTCATAGAGAGAGGCACCGTCCGCATCGGCGCCGATCGACCAGTAGCCATGCTCGCGCAGCGCCTCGAGTGCCCGCTTGAGGTTGGGAACACGCCCCACGGGGAGATGTTCGATCGCGCCGGCACTCGCCCGGGAGACCGCCGGGGTCAGGGCTGGCGCGTGGCGGCGCGTCAGAAGCAGGCCGGAGCAGCCACACGCCTCGGCCACCCGGGCCACGGCGCCGACATTGTGCGGATCCTCGACCCCGTCGAGTGCGACCAACCACGGGCTCTCCGCGCGGGCCTCGGCGAGCAACGGCTCCAGATCGTGCTCGGGAAGCGCCCCGGCCTCGAGCCGAACGCCCTGGCTCTCGTCCCGGCCACCGCCCTGCGAACGCAGGTCGGCCACGGGGAGCTTCCGCTCCTCGGCAAGCCGTCGGATTTCTGCCAGTTCGCGCCGCTCCTCACGCCCGGGCTTGAGCTCGAGCCGCCGGAGTTCCCTCCGACCTGCCCGCAGAGCCTCCAACACGGAATGGACCCCGGTCAGCCACTCCATCTTGAGGACATTCCTTGCGAGCTTGCGTCTTGGGCGCGGTGGGGGCGATTAGGCTTCATCCAGGGGGGCAACATCGCAGGCAACCCTCCTCTCCGCATCCTTCGGCTGGAGCCAACACCGCAAACGATTGAGGTTGCAGGTGTTTTGACTCGAACCGGATGCTCCGGGAGTCCCTACGAAAGCGCCTCTCGGCGATGGGCCCGCAGGGATTCGAGGACCTGATCCGGGTCTTCCACTCTCGGGTGTTTCTTCACCTCGAACTCCAGGTAGGCAACCAACTCCCCGAGCGCGCCCATCAGCTGCTCCTCCCGGTTTCCAGGCAGTTTGAGTGCACGCCCGACCAGGACGTCCGCGTCCAGCCCGCCATTCGAAGTCAGGCTCACGCCGGTAAGCAGTGCCGGAAAACGGCCCGTCGCGTCGTCGAGCACCCGGTCGAGCCGATCCACGACCGCGGCTTCATCGCCTTCACTCTCCACGAGCACGCCCACCAGCTCGGCGATCAGCTTCGCAAGGGAACCGACCCGCGCGCGCAACGCTTCCTGATCGACACCTTCCGGGCCATACTCCCCGAGCAGGCCGCTGGTCTCCGGCAGCCGCATCAGCTGTACGGCACCGACCAGACGAAGCAGCTGAATACTCCGAGCGGCTGAGGCGGGATCGAAATCCAACACCCGGCACACCTCGTCGAACGAGCGGCCGACGCCGATGGCATCGGCCAAGGCCCGCTCGTTCCCGCCGAGATCCGATCGGAAGCTCTCGACCCGGGCCAGGCCCACGCGAGGATCTCGCAGCACGGTCAAGAACTTGGTCAGTTCGTCGTTTCGCTGAAGACCCTCGTCCACGAGCCGCGCCGTCTCGAGTGCCAGGCGAACCACATTGTCAGGCTCGACCTCGCCCTCCCAGAACCAGACGGTGCCGCTGGCGTAGGCGAAGAGCGAGCGGACGACTTCTGCGACCTGATACTTCACCCCATTCCAGAGCTCACGGGGAGAGAGCAGACTGCACTCGACCAGGACCTTGCCGAAGCGGTCCCCGGCATCGGCGGGCCGAAACCGCCGCTCGGCTTCGCGCAGCTGCCCCAGATCGATCACGCCCGCGCGGAGCAGGCACTCGCCGAGGCGATCCACCCGCTGATTCGAGGAGGCGAAGATCACTTCGCCGCGGTCGAAGTACACGATCTTGCGGTGGTCCCGATATCGGAAGCGCAGCAGGCCGGAGCGTTCTGCGACGTGAATCGATCGGAGCACGGATGCGAGCGGAAAGGTCTCGATTTCCGCTCGAAGGACCGGCGCCGAACGGGGCAGGCCTTCCTCGTCATCGAGCCCCCGTGCCAAGGTGACCGTCGTCGGCCCGACCTCCAGCAGACCGAGGCGATCTCCCTCAGGCAGACCCAGCCGCTCGATCAGCGCATCTCCCAGCGTTCCCAGATCTCCGGCCACAAGCGTCCCCCACGTCGGCCGGTTCGGCCGCGACGCTTTTCCATCGACCGCGGGCGGCTTTCCCTTGAGGATGGGCCGCCAGTCGGGGCTCAAGTTGCCGGTCGGTGAGGGCGAAGCGAGAGGAGGGGGAAACATCATGACGGACTCGTTCGACCGATCCCGCCGGCATCGCCGCGTAACGGTGCACGTCCCGGTACACATCACGACCATCGATCCGGAAACGGATCCGCGCACCGGGCATTCCTACTTCCGCGATACGCGAGAGTATGTGGCGAACGTGTCCCGCGGCGGTGCGTTCATCCGCACGGATGATCCGCCCTCCCCGGGCCAGCGCGTCCTCGTCCAGATCCATGTGCCCGACGAAGCGCCGGTCGAGACGATCGGTCGAATCGCCTGGTCGAAGCGTGTGATCGCGCCCGCCGGTGAGACCGAGGACGACGAAGCCGGGGCTGGCATCGAGTTCATCGCCGAGTCGAACAGGCTCAAGGAAATCACCGACGCCCTCGACCTGCCCTCAGAGGAACGCTAGCCGAGCAAGTCAACAGCGGGGACGGGGTTTACAATTGACTTTTCGGAGGGGGCTCCGCCCCCTCCGAAAAGTCAATTGTAAACCCCGTCCCCGCTGTTGACTTGCTCGCTTGGAGGTTGGTGCCCGGAGCAGGACTCGAACCTGCACGGCCAATGGCCAGACGATTTTAAGTCGTCCGCGTCTACCCGTTCCGCCATCCGGGCGCCGTCAGCCGGCGATCTCGATCCGCTCCCGCACGCCATCCTGCGCCAGCAACTCCTCGAGGGTGTCGCGGTCGAGAAGGGTCGTGCGCTGGTAGCCCCACTCGGGAGACTCGATCTCCAGCCGATAGATTTCGCGCGGCCGCTCGAAGATCTGGCGAATGCGCACCGTGTGCTCACCGCCCTGGATCTCGGCCATGAGCGAGAGGAGAATTCTCTCGACGCGCCGCGCCGAGCGCACTGCAGGATGCAGGTGCTGCTCAAAAGCGCGATTGCGGCTCGGAATTCGGAAGCGGCCCGGCTGAGTCATCCACAAGAGGATGCCCCTCAGGCTCGCCGTGTTCAAGCACGATCCGACGGCGGCCCGAAACATCGGGCCGCCGGGAGCAAACCAGCGGGGATCGCTGCTGCTCAGTGCACGGCGACGGGAATCTGACGCGGCTTGCGACGCTCGATCTTGGGGACGCGGACGCAGAGGACGCCATCCTTGAACGTCGCTTCGATCTTCTCGACGTCGACCTCCTCGCGGAAGACGACGGCGCGGGCAAACTTGCCGCTGCGGCGCTCGGCACGGACCAGCCGCCTTTCGGAGGCCTCGCCTTCTGAAGCCTCGCCTCCGGAAATTTCGGGTACGGAGCGCTCACCCCGAATCGTGAGCGTGCCTTCGTTGAAGGCCACGTCCACCTCTCCCTGCTTCACGCCGGGGAGATCGGCCAGGATCTCGTATCGATCGGCGTGCTCCAACATATCGATCGCAGGTGTGAAGAACTCGCTGGGGGCCGCGCTCTGCAGCGCTCCATCGAGCTCACTGAACCAACGATCGAATCTCGTGGGAAGGGAAACGGTTCGCATCATGCTTCCTCCTTGTGGAGGATGTCTATGCACCTACGCGAAGCTGTCAAACCCGAAATAGCGTCCCCGCTACCTGCGCCAGAACGCGGGAGAGAAGATCACCATCAGCGTGAAGATCTCGAGCCGTCCGGCAACCATCAAAAGGCAGAGGCTTAGCTTCACATAGGCAGGGAGATGCGCGAAGTTGCCGGCGGGCCCCACCGCGCCGAAACCCGGCCCGACATTCGAGACCGCGGTGAGCGAAGTGGACACGGCCGTCATCACGTCGTAGCCCGCGGAGCCGACGACCAGGGAGCCCAGGAACGTCAGCAACAAGTAGGCGATGAAGAACACGCCCACGCCGGCGATCACATCGTCGGCGATCGCCCGATCATTGAAGCGCACGGTGTGAACCGCATGGGGGTGGATGATCCGTCGCAGCGCGACCTGGAACGAGCGCAAGCCGAGCACGACACGCATCAACTTCAACCCACCCGACGTCGACCCGGCCATGCCGCCGAGCGCCAGGAGCGGAACGAGCAGCAGTTGTGGGAGCGCGGGCCACAATTCGTAGTCGGCGGTGCCGTAGCCGGTGGTCGTCAACAACGAGACCACCTGGAAGGCCGCATCCCGGAGTGGTGCAGTTTCCCCCGCGGAAGCCAGCCCCACCGCCACGACGCCGATCCACGCGGCCGCAGTCGCCACATAGAAGCGCAACTCCGAATCCCGGAAGACCTGCCGGAAGCGCCCCATCAGCAGCTGATGGTGGAGCACGGAGTTTATTCCGGCGGCAAACATGAAGAAGACGACCAGCCACTGAATGAGCGGCGAGAACGCGCCGAGAGAGGCCGACCTGGTCGAGAAACCGCCGGTGGAAAGCGTCGTCAGGGCATGACAGAGCGCATCGAAGGGCCCCATCCCCGCAGCCCACAGGGCCAGGAAGGCGACCCCGGTAAGACCCACGTAGATCAGCCAGAGCCGACGCGCGGTATTGGCGACCCGGGGCGTGAGCTTGTCGGTGATCGGGCCGGGAACCTCCGCCTTGAACATCTGCATGCCGCCAATGCCGAGCAGCGGGAGGATGGCGACCGCGAATACGATGATGCCCATGCCGCCGATCCACTGACTGAGCGAGCGCCACAGATGAAGGGCCCGCGGAGCGCTCTCCAGATCGGTCATCACGGTGGAGCCTGTGGTCGTGAAACCTGCGGAGGATTCGAAGAGCGCGTCGACCGGGCCGAGCACGCCCGACAACATGTAGGGGAGCGCGCCGAAAGTCGAAGCGACCAACCAGCCTCCTGCCACGACCAGGAAGGCATCGCGATTGCGCATGCGCCGATTGGGTGCCCGTGCGGAGATCGCCAGAGGCAGGCCGAGCACCGCTGCGGTGATCGCGCTCAGCAGATAGGGCGAGAAGGGTTCACCCGCTGCCAGAGCCGCGAGCGTTGGAATGCCGAGCAGCCCGGCCAGCCCTACCAGTAGCCAGCCCAGGATCTCCAGATCCAGGAGCAGGTTCACTGTCCCCCCTTTCGAGCGGGACTAGCTTCACGCCCTCAGGCGCAGCTCGCAATGGCGGGCGTCTGGGTTCGAGATCAGTCGGCCGGCGGTAGACAAGTCTCCAAGAGAGCCGAGGCGAAGACCCGAAGCTCCCGATCGAGTGCCTCATCGCTCACGCCAGGCCGCGCCGATGCGGGCAGAGCGGCCAAGGACGGTAGACAGGCCAACGCGAATGCCGCCGGGGCAAAGCGAGCCGGATCGCTCAGGGAAGAGGAGCGGAGAAGAAGCGCCCGGAGTTCGGCGAGCCGGTGAGCGGCCGCCAAGGCGTTGACGGGGGACGAATTCGAGTCCTGTTGCCACAGCGGCGCCAGCTCCTCCACGAGGGGATGCTCGCTCGCGGGCGCCTTGAGCGCGCGGTTCCAGGCCTCGCCAACGTGCTGGACCAGGCTCGCCAATGTCACATCCGGTTGCGGATTCACCGCCGCCTGGAACGTCACCGCTTGCGTAGCCGCCATCAGCACCCACAACGCGGCGCCCACATCATCGCGACGCAGTCCGGGCCAATGCTTGACCGCCAGCTGCTGAAGGGCCGTCGGGAAAACCGATTGAGCCTCGAGGACCCGGGCCAGCGCCGATTGGCCATACAGCTCACCGCACTCGCTCTCAAGGGTGCGATGCACGTGCGCGTCCGTCCACCGGCTCTGCAGGAGGAATTCCACGAGGGCTCCAAGCGCCTGGCCAAGCGGCTCGCCCGCCCCCTTGGCCAGGCAATCCCCGACCAGCTCGTCCTCGACAGCGAGGCTCTGATCGATCAGTGTCCGGACCACCGATTCCTTGTCCGCGAAATACTGGTAGAGCGAGCCCACGCTGTAGCCCGCGATCTGCGCGATTCGATTCGTCGAGGCCGCGTCATAGCCGTCCCGACGGAGGACACGATCGGCCGCCTCGAGAATCGATTTGACGGTTTGCCGCGAGCGAGCCTGAATCGGCTTCTTGCGGAGATGCCTACGGGACGGAGATGTGGCCAACACAGCGTACTCCTGCGCGAGTTTGACCCTAAGGGCCGTTGACCGTTGGTGATCGCGACTCGCATTTGGGTTCCCCAGAGCGGAGAAAAACTGGAACCCTAGCGGGCCCGACGGGCCACTCACCGGGTACACGGCGACCTGTCGAACAGGTCCCCCGGGGGAACATCTTCTACCCCGTTCAAATTCTGGACCCTTCTGGTGTTAGGGTTCTTCCCGAGGCCATTTCCGGAACATGAGCCAACCCTGGAACGAGATGCAGGTTGCGGTTGAACCGCAGGGCCCGAGACGATCGCCGCGCCATCTCTGTGCGCCGCTGATCGTGCTGGCGCTCGTCTCGGCGGCGGCCGAGGCGGTTGCGGCCGATCGCGAGCGTCTGTTGGCCCGGGTGGCCGAAGGACGATGCGGAGCCGCCCTGCCCGATCTGCGGTCCATGCCGCTCGCGGCGGACCTCGAGTTGTGGTGGGCCCGGGCTCTCTGTGAGAACGCCGAAGGCAACCCCGGCGCTGCCCTGGAGGCCGTCCGAGCCGCCGCAGCCCTCGGAGTCGCAGGTCCGGAGCTCGCTCTCCAGGAGGGCATCGCTCAATTCCAGCTCGGCGATCTCGCAGCCGCCGATGCGGCTCTCGCCGTCGCGGCCGCGGGCGACGCCTCCCCACCCGAGCGTCTGCTCTACCAGGGACTGGTCGCCCTGGGCCTCCGGCGTCCCGAAGAAGCGACGCACGCCTTCGACGCCGCCCGGCAGCTCGACCCGGTCCATGTGGAGCCCGTGGCTTCCTTCTATGCGGGCCGGGCGCGGGCCGAGATGGGGCAAGAGGGGGAGGCCCGGGCCGCCCTGGAGCGAGTCCAGAGAGAATGGCCCGGCACCTCATGGGCTGAACAGGCCACGCGGACCCTGGAGGCTCTCGACGAGGAGCAACCCGGCCCCTGGCTCCTGCTCGAGCTTGGCGGCGAGTACGACGACAACGCGGTGTTGCGCGGCGCGGGCGTGCGGTTGCCCGAAGAGATCCAAGGACAGCAGGACACCCGCTTCAGCTGGCGAGCGCAGACCGGCGCCAATCTGTGGAACGAGGGCCCGTGGGCGCTAGGGGCCATGCTCGATGTCAGCGGCCAGGTCCATGACGACCTGAGCGAGTTCGACCACACGGAACCCCTGCTCAGTCTCTGGCTCGATCGTTCACTGGGCGTGGACACGCTGGCGCGAATCGAGCTGACCACGAGCTACGCGTGGGTCGATGGTGATCCCTTCCGATCGGCTCAAGCGGCGGCCTTCACCCTGCACCACGCCTGGAACGAGCGCTCTGCCACTTCCGTCCGGCTCGGCCTGCACCGGGACGACTACCGGTTCTCGGATGACGACGTTCCGGACGGCCCGGGCCGTCCGGGTGCTGCGTGCCTCGACCCGGGCGACATCGTCTGCTCGCCCCCAGGGCTCGACGAGAGCCGAGCCCGGAACCGGGACGGTCAAGGCAG is a window of bacterium DNA encoding:
- the tuf gene encoding elongation factor Tu (EF-Tu; promotes GTP-dependent binding of aminoacyl-tRNA to the A-site of ribosomes during protein biosynthesis; when the tRNA anticodon matches the mRNA codon, GTP hydrolysis results; the inactive EF-Tu-GDP leaves the ribosome and release of GDP is promoted by elongation factor Ts; many prokaryotes have two copies of the gene encoding EF-Tu); this translates as MAKEKFERNKPHVNVGTIGHVDHGKTTLTAAITARQAHKGLAEPVA
- the rlmB gene encoding 23S rRNA (guanosine(2251)-2'-O)-methyltransferase RlmB, which produces MEWLTGVHSVLEALRAGRRELRRLELKPGREERRELAEIRRLAEERKLPVADLRSQGGGRDESQGVRLEAGALPEHDLEPLLAEARAESPWLVALDGVEDPHNVGAVARVAEACGCSGLLLTRRHAPALTPAVSRASAGAIEHLPVGRVPNLKRALEALREHGYWSIGADADGASLYEMDARSWEGPLVYVLGAEDRGLRQGVRDAVDFRVGIPMLGKVESLNVSTAAAVLLFEGVRRAGAAKAFGFASD
- a CDS encoding DUF4388 domain-containing protein translates to MMFPPPLASPSPTGNLSPDWRPILKGKPPAVDGKASRPNRPTWGTLVAGDLGTLGDALIERLGLPEGDRLGLLEVGPTTVTLARGLDDEEGLPRSAPVLRAEIETFPLASVLRSIHVAERSGLLRFRYRDHRKIVYFDRGEVIFASSNQRVDRLGECLLRAGVIDLGQLREAERRFRPADAGDRFGKVLVECSLLSPRELWNGVKYQVAEVVRSLFAYASGTVWFWEGEVEPDNVVRLALETARLVDEGLQRNDELTKFLTVLRDPRVGLARVESFRSDLGGNERALADAIGVGRSFDEVCRVLDFDPASAARSIQLLRLVGAVQLMRLPETSGLLGEYGPEGVDQEALRARVGSLAKLIAELVGVLVESEGDEAAVVDRLDRVLDDATGRFPALLTGVSLTSNGGLDADVLVGRALKLPGNREEQLMGALGELVAYLEFEVKKHPRVEDPDQVLESLRAHRREALS
- a CDS encoding Hsp20/alpha crystallin family protein is translated as MMRTVSLPTRFDRWFSELDGALQSAAPSEFFTPAIDMLEHADRYEILADLPGVKQGEVDVAFNEGTLTIRGERSVPEISGGEASEGEASERRLVRAERRSGKFARAVVFREEVDVEKIEATFKDGVLCVRVPKIERRKPRQIPVAVH
- a CDS encoding TrkH family potassium uptake protein, which translates into the protein MNLLLDLEILGWLLVGLAGLLGIPTLAALAAGEPFSPYLLSAITAAVLGLPLAISARAPNRRMRNRDAFLVVAGGWLVASTFGALPYMLSGVLGPVDALFESSAGFTTTGSTVMTDLESAPRALHLWRSLSQWIGGMGIIVFAVAILPLLGIGGMQMFKAEVPGPITDKLTPRVANTARRLWLIYVGLTGVAFLALWAAGMGPFDALCHALTTLSTGGFSTRSASLGAFSPLIQWLVVFFMFAAGINSVLHHQLLMGRFRQVFRDSELRFYVATAAAWIGVVAVGLASAGETAPLRDAAFQVVSLLTTTGYGTADYELWPALPQLLLVPLLALGGMAGSTSGGLKLMRVVLGLRSFQVALRRIIHPHAVHTVRFNDRAIADDVIAGVGVFFIAYLLLTFLGSLVVGSAGYDVMTAVSTSLTAVSNVGPGFGAVGPAGNFAHLPAYVKLSLCLLMVAGRLEIFTLMVIFSPAFWRR
- a CDS encoding TetR/AcrR family transcriptional regulator, giving the protein MATSPSRRHLRKKPIQARSRQTVKSILEAADRVLRRDGYDAASTNRIAQIAGYSVGSLYQYFADKESVVRTLIDQSLAVEDELVGDCLAKGAGEPLGQALGALVEFLLQSRWTDAHVHRTLESECGELYGQSALARVLEAQSVFPTALQQLAVKHWPGLRRDDVGAALWVLMAATQAVTFQAAVNPQPDVTLASLVQHVGEAWNRALKAPASEHPLVEELAPLWQQDSNSSPVNALAAAHRLAELRALLLRSSSLSDPARFAPAAFALACLPSLAALPASARPGVSDEALDRELRVFASALLETCLPPAD
- a CDS encoding tetratricopeptide repeat protein, which gives rise to MSQPWNEMQVAVEPQGPRRSPRHLCAPLIVLALVSAAAEAVAADRERLLARVAEGRCGAALPDLRSMPLAADLELWWARALCENAEGNPGAALEAVRAAAALGVAGPELALQEGIAQFQLGDLAAADAALAVAAAGDASPPERLLYQGLVALGLRRPEEATHAFDAARQLDPVHVEPVASFYAGRARAEMGQEGEARAALERVQREWPGTSWAEQATRTLEALDEEQPGPWLLLELGGEYDDNAVLRGAGVRLPEEIQGQQDTRFSWRAQTGANLWNEGPWALGAMLDVSGQVHDDLSEFDHTEPLLSLWLDRSLGVDTLARIELTTSYAWVDGDPFRSAQAAAFTLHHAWNERSATSVRLGLHRDDYRFSDDDVPDGPGRPGAACLDPGDIVCSPPGLDESRARNRDGQGSWIGALQEFQLSERLNAWAGYRFHHYSARGQEYSFNSHDWELGMRVALPARFDLEASGRYLIRDYRHPSTFPEPDALIAGLQYGLSSSDHHERMLQTRLVLGRALGRRPRVEARWIHERVRSNVSVFDYRRDQFGGFVILALGSVEGGAS